The Helicobacter ganmani genome includes the window CTTACACTTATTTAAAACTCACGCAAGAGCAACTCCAATTAGCCTTTCTTGCCTTTAGAGAAATTTGCGATTCTCTTTTGTCTTGGAATCTCCCTTTAAAAACACAAGAAAAAATCGGTGATTTCGTATTGCACAAGGCAAGAGATTTACCAAATAATGGAATCTTGGATTTACATTGGGATTTTGAGAAAAAAAGTGCATTCTTGCGCAGTATGGATTGCGGCAAAAGCCACCTTTTGCCCAAACCAAAGATAATTTTAGAGGGCAAAAAATATGTGATTTTAGACTACACCCCAAATCCCAAAAATGCACTTGGATTTGATTTTACTCTAGGAGAAAAAAATGAATGATTTAGAAGTAATTTTACAAGAAATTGTCGCAGAAATAGACTTAAGCAGTCCAGATTTTATTGGCGATGGATTTTTAGATTCCTTTGCACTAATGTCATTAATTGGGGCTTTGGAACAATCTTATCATATATCAATTTTTGATGAGGAAGTGGAAATACAAGATTATAGGAGCTTAGAATCTATCAAGAATCTTT containing:
- a CDS encoding acyl carrier protein, coding for MNDLEVILQEIVAEIDLSSPDFIGDGFLDSFALMSLIGALEQSYHISIFDEEVEIQDYRSLESIKNLLRKKGVKI